The Bradysia coprophila strain Holo2 chromosome IV, BU_Bcop_v1, whole genome shotgun sequence genome includes a region encoding these proteins:
- the LOC119085977 gene encoding elongation factor Ts, mitochondrial has protein sequence MNFKSLCRFIHTTPLIYSVEQKPLAILRKKTGYTFANCKKALDLYQNDIAKAEQWLHEQAQALGWAKAVKLQGRITQQGLVGVLVKKNIGAMVEVNCETDFVARNTVFQQFVESASMACIQHVSKMPTNDLLSKIDFGADGLRAMQGLEGKSLGDELALMIGSVGENASLRRATCFKAAEPITLFGGSHPLTTTSSGVHLGTYGGMFAWKSAGDAAVDADLLKNICTHIIGLNPSKVGAIDIDKPNEDKDAEKCLIHQGYLMDETQTVGELFKENAIEVLDFNRFRCGEETETSAEHLNVAKANN, from the exons atgaatttcaaatctttGTGCCGGTTTATCCATACCACACCATTGATTTATTCGGTCGAGCAGAAACCATTAGCCATACTACGCAAAAAGACCGGCTACACATTCGCTAACTGCAAAAAAGCCCTTGACTTGTATCAGAACGACATAGCAAAA GCCGAACAATGGTTACACGAACAAGCGCAGGCACTCGGCTGGGCCAAGGCCGTGAAGCTGCAGGGTCGCATCACTCAACAAGGTTTGGTGGGAGTGCttgtaaagaaaaacattGGCGCAATGGTTGAAGTGAACTGTGAAACGGACTTTGTGGCTCGAAATACAGTGTTTCAACAATTTGTCGAATCGGCCTCGATGGCTTGCATTCAACATGTTAGCAAAATGCCCACCAATGACCTGCTATCAAAG ATTGACTTCGGAGCGGACGGCCTACGAGCTATGCAGGGACTTGAAGGCAAAAGTCTTGGTGATGAATTAGCATTGATGATTGGCAGTGTCGGTGAAAATGCATCGTTACGCCGAGCCACATGTTTCAAAGCAGCAGAACCGATAACATTATTCGGTGGCTCTCATCCACTAACAACCACATCTTCCGGTGTTCATTTGGGCACATATGGTGGAATGTTTGCATGGAAATCAGCTGGGGATGCGGCCGTTGATGCTGATCTTCTAAAGAATATCTGCACACACATCATAGGACTTAATCCATCGAAAGTGGGTGCAATCGACATTGACAAACCCAATGAAGATAAGGATGCGGAGAAATGTTTGATTCATCAAGGATATCTGATGGATGAAACGCAAACCGTTGGGGAGCTGTTCAAAGAAAATGCAATAGAGGTGTTGGATTTTAACAGATTCCGATGTGGCGAAGAGACGGAAACAAGCGCGGAACACTTGAACGTAGCCAAAGCAAATAATTAG